A stretch of Paludisphaera borealis DNA encodes these proteins:
- a CDS encoding DUF1641 domain-containing protein, with the protein MAQPILLNSPPRDPRAELQSRLQNAPAEHAEALLSALELLQGLHDRGALDLMRGAVGSRDKVLEILVEAANSPESIRGVRSLIVMINMLGAIEPEALATCTRAVPTALKLMTQQPERPSLWRLIRDFTWDKDVRRGHFALITLLRSLGKSLAAGQGKD; encoded by the coding sequence ATGGCTCAACCGATTCTATTGAATTCGCCTCCTCGCGACCCTCGGGCCGAACTCCAGTCTCGACTCCAGAATGCTCCGGCGGAACACGCGGAGGCGTTGCTGTCCGCCTTGGAACTGCTGCAAGGTCTGCATGATCGCGGCGCCCTCGATCTGATGCGTGGCGCGGTGGGATCGAGAGACAAGGTCCTTGAGATCCTCGTGGAGGCCGCCAACTCTCCGGAATCGATCCGGGGCGTCCGCAGCCTGATCGTCATGATCAACATGTTGGGGGCGATCGAGCCCGAGGCGCTCGCAACCTGCACCCGGGCGGTCCCGACGGCCCTGAAGCTGATGACGCAACAACCCGAACGGCCGAGTCTCTGGAGATTGATCAGAGATTTCACCTGGGACAAAGACGTTCGACGCGGCCACTTCGCGCTGATTACCTTGCTGAGGTCCCTGGGCAAGAGCCTGGCCGCGGGCCAGGGGAAGGACTGA
- a CDS encoding DNA integrity scanning protein DisA nucleotide-binding domain protein: MKLLTRSLVRHAHAIAREVGARVVLLHADVVEEDADLNALIEDVNFRIILVSRRCGFRPPDDYKDTCHVVQLPDIAMTRAGQVKVATLVAAAESLVHAGDRILCLTGVDRSGSLDTIMVLDMGTEIEMFSAGAADPLPPDVSPPVFERVLNVASELGVEGREGRPVGALFVVGDCERVLAQSHQLVFNPFHGYPEEQRNILDPRLEETIKEYSAIDGAYVIRGDGVVLCAARYLAPRGKLEEPLSQGLGTRHEAGATITVTTEAIAVCVSQSTGTVSIFKRGRLILDIQKPRGRNPDGL, encoded by the coding sequence ATGAAGCTGCTCACCCGTAGTCTGGTTCGACACGCCCACGCGATCGCCCGCGAGGTCGGCGCGCGCGTGGTCCTGCTTCACGCCGACGTCGTCGAGGAAGACGCCGACCTCAACGCCCTGATCGAGGACGTCAACTTCCGGATCATCCTGGTCTCGCGGCGATGCGGGTTCAGGCCTCCCGACGACTACAAGGACACCTGTCACGTCGTCCAGCTTCCCGACATCGCCATGACCCGCGCGGGGCAGGTGAAGGTGGCCACCCTGGTCGCCGCCGCCGAGAGCCTCGTCCACGCCGGCGACCGCATTCTCTGCCTCACGGGCGTCGACCGGTCGGGCTCGCTCGACACGATCATGGTTCTCGACATGGGGACCGAGATCGAGATGTTCTCGGCGGGCGCGGCCGACCCGTTGCCCCCGGACGTCAGCCCGCCGGTCTTCGAGCGCGTCCTGAACGTCGCCAGCGAACTCGGCGTGGAAGGCCGCGAAGGGCGTCCCGTCGGCGCGCTGTTCGTGGTGGGAGACTGCGAGCGGGTGCTGGCTCAGAGCCATCAGCTCGTCTTCAACCCGTTCCACGGCTACCCCGAAGAGCAGCGGAACATCCTCGACCCTCGGCTCGAAGAGACGATCAAGGAGTATTCGGCGATCGACGGCGCGTACGTGATCCGAGGCGACGGCGTCGTTCTTTGCGCCGCGCGGTATCTCGCGCCGCGCGGCAAGCTCGAAGAACCGCTCTCCCAGGGCCTCGGCACCCGGCACGAGGCCGGCGCGACGATTACCGTGACCACCGAGGCGATCGCCGTCTGCGTCTCGCAGTCGACCGGCACCGTCTCGATCTTCAAGCGAGGCCGGCTGATCCTCGACATCCAGAAGCCCCGGGGCCGGAACCCCGACGGACTCTGA